The segment CGATGTGAGCGGGTGTCGCGCCGTCCGGATTGCCCATGCTCAGGTCGATGATGTCTTCGCCACGGCGGCGCGCGGCGAGTTTCAGCTCGGCGGTGATATTGAAAACGTAGGGGGGCAGGCGGTCGATGCGCGCGAAGCGGCGCTGTCCTTGAGAAGACATGTGAGTTCCTTGTACGTTAGCGCCCGGAACCGTCCGAGCGACGCAGCCGGCGGCGTATGCGCCACCGCTCATACCATCCTAATCGATTATTTTGCAGCGCACCATACCCGGGAACCGTCAGGGCAGGCGATACACCCGGCGGCCGCTGAATCCCCCGGCGACGACCCTTCAGCGTTTTTGGCTATAAAAAAAGCGAAATTTATAATTTATCAAGACGTTTTCTTGCCGATAGACTGGTCCGACCCTCAAGGGCCGCATGCATGGCAAGGAAAAACGTTGTGATCGAAGTTGCTCATCTGGAAAAACACTATCGGGTCGACGGACGATCGGTCCGGGCCCTGGACGATATCAACCTGTCCATCGCCGAAGGGGAAGTCTTCGGCATCATCGGCCGTTCGGGCGCGGGCAAAAGCACCCTGATCCGCTGCCTGAACCTCCTGGAACGGCCGGACACCGGCCGGGTCGCGCTGGACGGCGTCGACCTGACCACGCTGGACGCCCGCGCGCTCCAGCACGCCCGGCGCCGCATCGGCATGGTTTTCCAGCACTTCAACCTGCTGACCTCCCGCACCGTCGCCGGCAATATCCGCTTCCCGCTGGAACTGGCCGGGGAACTGGACAAGGCGGCCATGGATGCGCGCGTGAACGAACTGATCGAGCTCGTCGGGCTCTCCGGATTCGGCGACAGCTATCCGTCGCAACTGTCCGGCGGGCAAAAGCAGCGCGTCGGCATCGCCCGCGCGCTGGCGAGCCACCCTGCCGTGCTGCTGTGCGATGAGGCGACCTCGGCGCTGGACCCGGAAACCACGGACGCCATCCTCGCCCTGCTGCTCGATATCAACCGGCGCCTGAAGCTGACCATCGTGCTGATCACTCACGAAATGCGCGTGATCCGCAATCTGTGCGACCGGGTCGCCGTCATCGAAGGCGGCCGCATCGTCGAGAGCGGGACGGTCATCGACGTGTTCCTGCATCCTCGCCACGACGCCACGCGCAAACTGCTCGCCGAAACCGGCTTTTACCAGGAAGCCTCGCAGCAGGCATGGCGCGCCCATGTCGCGGGTCCGCTGCTCAAGCTGACCTTTGTCGGCCCGGCGACGCTGACGCCGGTGCTCGACGAAGTGAGCCGGGAACATCGCGTGAATTTCAATCTGGTCAACGGCACCCTGGCCGACATCAAGGGCACGCCATTCGGGCAACTGCTCGTCGGCGTCGTGAAGTCGGACATCCCGCTGGCCGATTTGCAAACGGTATTTCATGAAAAAGGTGTGGATTGCGAGGTACTGCCATGAACGCATCGCTCATGTCGTCGCTGCTGGCCAACGTGGACTGGAGCGAAATCGCCCAGGCGGCGCTCGATACCCTGACCATGCTCGGCGGCTCGCTCGTGTTCACGCTCGTCATCGGCCTGCCGCTGGGCATCTGGCTGTTCCTCGCCTCGCCCGGCCAGTTGCTTGAACGCCCGCGTCTTTACGCCACGCTCTCGGTCATCGTCAACATCCTGCGCTCGCTGCCTTTCGTGATTCTGCTGATCGTGATGATTCCGCTCACCGTGCTGTTGATCGGCACCTCGATCGGCGTGGGCGGCGCCATCCCGCCGCTGGTCGCCGGCGCGGCGCCGTTCTTCGCCCGCCTCGTGGAAAACGTGCTGCGCGAGGTGGACCGCGGCGTTGTCGAGGCGAGCCAGTCGATGGGCGCGACCACGCGCCAGATCATCCTGCACGTGCTGCTCCCCGAAGCGCTGCCCGGACTCATCGGCGCGGCGACAGTCACCACCGTCGCGCTGGTCGGCTACACCGCCATGTCCGGGGTGATCGGCGGCGGCGGGCTCGGCGATCTGGCCGTGCGCTACGGTTACCAGCGCTTCCAGACCGATGTGATGGCCGTGACCGTGGTGCTCTTGCTGGTGCTGGTTCAGTGCCTGCAAAGCGCCGGCGACCGGCTGGTCCGCCGCTTTACCCGCAAGTAATCCCAAAGCAACGCAACGACATTTCGACACCAACAAGGAGAAACTTCCATGAAACGACGCACCTTTACCGCCGCCCTGCTGGCCAGCGCACTGCTCTCCCCGCTCGCTCACGCGCAGCCGGTGAAACTCACCGTGGCGGCCTCGCCGGTCCCCCACGCGCAGATCCTCGAAGCGCTCAAGCCGCAGCTGGCCAGGCAGGGCGTGGAACTCGATGTGAAAGTCTTCAACGACTACGTGTTGCCCAACACCCAGGTGGAAGAAAAGCGCATCGACGCCAACTTCTTCCAGCACATTCCCTATCTGACCGAATTCAACAAGAACCGCGGCACCCATCTGGTGGTGGCGAGCAAGGCGATCCACATCGAGCCGTTCGGCGGCTACTCGACCCGTATCAAGAAGCTGGCCGACCTGCCGTCCGGCGCCACCATCGCGATTCCCAATGATCCGACCAATGCCGGCCGCGCGCTGGCGCTGCTCGCCCAGAACGGCGTGATCTCCCTGAAGAATCCGAACGCGATCGCGTCCACCGTGAAAGACATCACCGCCAATCCGAAAAAGGTGGTGATCCGCGAACTGGAAGCGGCCACCCTGCCGCGCGTGCTGGGCCAGGTGGATCTCGCGCTGATCAATGCCAATTACGCGCTGGAAGCCAAACTCGTGCCGACCCGCGACGCGCTGTTCCTGGAAAAGAAAACCCCCTACGCCAACCTTCTGGTCGCCCGGCCCGACAACAAGGACAGCGATGCCGTGAAAAAACTCGCGGCGGCCCTGGCGAGCCCCGAAGCGCGCAAGTTCATCGAAGAGAAGTACAAGGGATCGGTGATTCCGGCCTTCTGATCCGGGCGCCGGCAACACCGCTCTTCCCAAGGCCCTCGTCCGAGGGCCTTGTCGCATCGGCCTTTCCCGCCCCTTCCGTCCAGCACCTGTCCCCCCTTTTCGCCCCGAACTTGATCTAACCCCACCTTCAGCAAGATTTTCCGATTTTTGATACTGCCTCGCCAAAGGGGCGGATTAGGATCATTCATATCAAATAAACCATGGTGTCATCATGGAGAAGGAACGGATCATTCAGGAGTTCGTGCCCGGCAAGCAAGTGACACTGGCGCATCTGATCTCCCATCCCACCGAAGAGCTGTCGCGCAAGATCGGCGTCGCCCAGGCCGAAGCCATCGGCATCATGACGCTGACCCCGGGCGAAACGGCCATGATCGCCGGCGACCTGGCCTGCAAGGCGGCCAATATCGAGATCGGGTTTCTCGACCGGTTCTCCGGCGCGCTGGTGATCACCGGCAGCTGCGGCGCGGTGGAAGAGGCGCTGCACCAGACGATCGCCGGCCTGAAGCGGCTGCTCGGTTACACCGTTTGCGCGCTGACGCGCTCGTGAGATCCGCGATGAGCACGCCTGTCCGATTCGCGCTGGTGGGGCCGGTCGAAGCCGGTAAGTCCACCCTGTTCCGCGCCTTGCACGGCGACGACGGCGAGGTCCGCAAGACCCAGGCCGTGGAATACGACACGGAAGGCTGCATCGACACCCCGGGCGAGTTCTTCTGCCATCCGCGATTGCATCACGCACTGATCAACAGCACCGCCGATTGCGATCTTCTGATCTATGTGCACCCGGCCAACGACATGGAGTGCCGGCTTCCGCCCGGCCTTCTGGACGTGTACGCGCAACGCCGCCTGGTCACCGTCATCAGCAAGACCGACCTGCCCGACGCCCGGCCCGACGCCGTGGAAGCCATGCTGCGCGACCAGGGCATCGGCGGCGAAATCCTGCGCGTATCGGGACTGGAGCCGGACAGCGTGGCCGCGCTCAAGACCCGCTTGGGACTGAATCGAGAATCCGCCGCCAAACCGCGGCAAACCGAATGAGGCGAATGGAAATGTTGAAAAAGCTGATCAGCGCGGAAACCGTGCGCGCCGCCCATGCCGAGGGAGAGACGCATCTCTGGGTCAACGTGCGCGAACATATCGTCACACCGGAAGCCCGCGTGGTGGCCGAGCGGCTGGGTTTGATTCTCGCCGACACCGAAGCACCGGCGGCGCCTGACGGCACCGCATCCGTAACCCCCTCCGGCGAAGCCGACGCCCTGCGGGAAATCCGCGCGCGGGTGCTGGCCCAACTGCCCGAAGGCTCGGTGAGCGCCGAGCTGGTGGAACAACTGGTGCGCAAGGCGGCGGCCGAGCATCTGGGCACCGCGCAGGCCGGGCCGGCCATCAAATGCGTACGCGCCGACGAGGTGAGCATGGGGGTGTTCGACGGCGCCGGCCCCGGCCAGCAGGTCAGGATCGCCGACGTGATCACCGCCGCGGACGGCAGCGCGATGGCGGCCGGCTTCATGCAGTGGGAAAACGCCTTCTTCCCCTGGACGCTCAATTACGACGAAGTGGATCTGGTGCTGGAAGGCGAATTGCATGTCCGCCACGGCGGGCGGACCACGGTGGCCCGGGCCGGCGATGTGGTGTTCATTCCCAAGGGCTCCAGCATCGAGTTCGGCACACCGCAGCGGGTGCGTTTTCTGTATGTGGCCTACCCGGCCAACTGGCAAAGCTGTTGAGGCGGATATGGGCAACTTCATCACCGAGGACTGGCTGCGATCCCGCCACTCGCTGGCGCGCCACACTGAAATCACCCTGCCGCGCGACGCGAAGCTGACACCGTCGGCCGAAGAGCTCCTGAAAAGCCGCGATGTCGCCATCCGCTATCTGGACGACAAGGGCAGTGTATTCCGCGCCGAGCCGGACAACGAACGCCATGCGGTGCACGCCCTCACCGGCCGCGACCGGCGCACGGAATCCTGCTGCCAGCTGTGCCGCCAGCCGGTGGCGCGCAAGACCGAGGCGCTGACGCACCTGAACGCCGACACCCTGGTCGCGAAAAACCATCCGCGCATCGCCTTCCGGGGCAAGCTGGACAGCGCCATCGCCCAGGCGGTGTGGGCGCAGGCCGAATGGGAAGAGCGCCGCGCGCCGGCGCCGCTGGCGCACTATCTCGCCGATATCCGCTCGGCGCTGGGCAATGTGCTGCGCGCCGAAGTCTGCGGCGAGGCCATGCCGCCCATCGCCATGGGCGACGCCGACGACGCGCGCCTGCACGAATTATCGCACCGGCCGCTGGCCCTGCTCGGGCACGACCATATCGTCCCATCCGTCGAACATGGCGCCGATGTCGCCCGGCTCAATCTGCTGCGGACCACGATCCGCGAGTGCGAAACCGCGGCCGCCGGCCTGTTTCTGGACGCCGACTTCCAGGTGAGCCGTCCGGACATCCTGCAAGCGCTCAACCGGCTGAGCAGCGCCGTCTACGTGCTGATGCTCCTCGCGCTGCTGGCTCGGCTCGGCAAACCCCTGCCGAATCTGGGAGAGACGTCATGAACCTGCTCGGTCAATGCCGTCTCGCCGCGCGGGAGCATCCGGCCCGCATCGTATTCCCGGACAGCCTGGACGAGCGCTGCGTGCGCGCCGCCCACGAGCTCGCGCAGGCCGGTCTCGCGCGTCCCGTACTGCTGGCCAACCCCTTCGAGCTGCGCCATTTCTGCCATGCGCGCGGGCTGCCGCTCACCGGATTGGCCGTGCACGACCCGGCCGCCTCCACACGCCTGTCCTCCTACCTTGCGGCGCTGGCGGCACGCCAGCCCAAGGAACATGAAACCACGTTGCGCGAGTGGCTGGTCCGGCCGCTGTGGTTCGGCGCGGCCATGCTCGCCGCCGGCGACGCCGACCTGTGCATCGCCGGCAACCACTCGTCCACCCCGGATGTCTTGCGCGCCGCGCTCAGGGTGATCGGCCTCGCCGAAGGCAATCGCACCGTGTCGTCGGTGTTCTTCATGCTGCCTCCCGATGACGGCGAACCGCTCGGCTTTGCCGACTGCGGCGTGGTGCCGCGCCCGACACCGGAACAGCTGGCCGACATCGCGCTGGCCAGCGCCGCCAGCTACCGCGCCGTGACCGGCCGCGAGCCGCGTGTCGCCATGCTGTCCTTCTCCAGCCACGGCAGCGCCCGCCACGCGGATGCGGACAAGGTGCGCGCGGCCACGGCGCTGGTGCGCGAGCGGGCGCCGCGTCTGGCGATCGACGGCGAGTTGCAGTGGGATGCGGCCATGGTGCCGGAAGTGGCCGCCGTCAAGGCGCCGGGCGGCCCGCTCGCCGGACGTGCCAACGTGCTGGTTTTTCCGTCGTTGGAGGCCGGCAACATCGGCTACAAGATCGCCCAGCGACTGGGCGGCTACCAGGCGCTGGGCCCGATGGTACAGGGGCTGGCCCGACCACTGCACGACCTGTCCCGGGGCTGCAGCGTGGAAGACATGGTCAACGTCAGTCTGCTGGCCATGAAGATGTGCAATGCGGATGGCGCGGCGCGGCAGCGAGCGTCGGCCGCCTAGGCAAGATGAATTAACCCAACCCTTCAAGGAGTGTGCAAATGGAAGCTCTTGGCATGATTGAAACCCGCGGCATGGTAGCCCTGATCGAAGCCTCCGACGCGATGGTCAAAGCGGCCCGCGTCAAGCTGGTCGGCGTCAAGCAGATCGGCGGCGGCCTCGTGACCGCGATGGTGCGCGGCGACGTGGCCGCGTGCAAGGCCGCCACGGACGCCGGGGCCGCCGCGGCGCAACGCATCGGTGAACTGGTGTCGGTGCACGTGATTCCGCGTCCCCACGCCGATCTGGAAGAAGTGTTTCCGATCAAAATGCCGGCCGACCAGAACCTCGATTGAACGTCGGCGGACCGCGGCCGGCGGCTGACGGCGTCAGACGGCCGGCTCTTTTCAAACGACCGCACGCCGTCACGCGCGGCAGGCGGAAAACGGAAGCAGGCACATGAAACTGGGCATCGTGGTGGGACAGGTGGTGTCCACCGTCAAGCACGGCGGCTTGCAGAAAGACCGCCTGCTGCTGGTGGAAATGATCATGCCGGACGGCCAGCCCGCCGGCGGCACGCAGGTGGCGGCCGACAGCCTCGGCGCCGGCGACGGCGAGTGGGTGCTTCTGGTGGCCGGCAGCTCGGCGCGGCGCATGCTGGACGAAGACACCCCGGTGGATCTGGGTGTGGTCGGCATCGTCGACGAAGTGGTGTTCAGGCAGCAAGTGGTTTACCACAAGTGATCCGGCCGCCCGGATCGCTTGGCAAGACAAGGAGCGGGTTGTGGAACTGAAGGCAAGCGATATCGAAGACGTGGTCAAAGCGGTGCTGGCATCGATGGGGCATACCGCCCCGGCGCGGCGGGCGCCGGCATTGCCGCCGGGCATTTTCGCGGAACTTGACGATGCCGTGGCCGCGGCCAGAAGCGCCCAGGCCGCCTTGCGCAGTGTCGCGCTGCGCGAACGCATCATCGCCGCCATCCGCGCGGCCGGCGAAACGCACGCCCGCGAACTGGCGGAACTGGCGGTCGCCGAAACCGGCATGGGCCGGGTGGACGACAAGATCGCCAAGAACGTGGCGCAGGCCCGGCACACCCCCGGCGTGGAGTGTCTGCACGCGCAGGTGCTGACCGGCGACAGGGGGCTCACGCTGATCGAGAATGCCGCCTGGGGCGTGATCGCCTCGGTCACGCCGTCCACCAACCCCGCCGCCACGGTCATCAACAACGCGATCAGCATGATCGCCGCCGGCAACAGCGTGGTGTTCGCCCCCCACCCCGCCGCCCGGAAAACGTCGCAGCGGGCGATCTCGCTGCTGAACGAGGCCATCCTCGCCGCCGGCGGTCCGGCCGACCTCCTGACCACGGTGGCCAAACCCGACATCGACACCGCGCAGCGGCTGTTCCGTTACCCCGGCATCCATCTTCTGGTGGTCACCGGCGGCGAAGCCGTCGTGGAGGCCGCGCGCAAGGTCACCGACAAGCGGCTGATCGCCGCCGGCGCCGGCAATCCGCCGGTGGTGGTGGACGAAACCGCCGATATCGCCCGCGCCGCGCGCGACATCGTCTGGGGCGCGTCCTTCGACAACAACATCATCTGCGCGGACGAGAAGGCGCTGATCGCCGTGGACGCGATCTGCGACGACCTGAAGGTGGCAATGGAAAACCATCGCGCGGTGGAACTGACCGCCGAGGAGGCCGAGCGGCTGGTTGCCATTTTGCTGACGCGGGTGGACGAACAGGGCCGCGGCGCGGTCAGCCGCGACTGGGTGGGGCGCGATGCGGTGAAAATCGCCGCCGCGATCGGCCTGAAAGTGCCGGACGATACCCGGCTGCTGTTCGTGGAAACGCCGGCCGATCACCCGTTCGCCGTCACCGAACTGATGATGCCGGTGCTGCCGGTGGTGCGCGCGCGCGATGTGGACGAGGCGATCGCGCTTGCCGTGAAACTCGAAGGCGGCTGCCGCCACACGGCGGCGATGCACTCGCGCAACCTCGATCATCTGGACCGGATGGCCAACGCCATCAACACCAGCATCTTCGTCAAGAACGGCCCCTGTCTTGCCGGCCTCGGCTTTGGCGGCGAAGGCTGGACCACGATGACGATCTCGACGCCGACCGGCGAGGGCGTCACCTCCGCCCGCACCTTCGTGCGACTGCGCCGCTGTGTGCTGGTCGACCATTTCCGCATCGTGTGAGGAAGCTCGCCATGCCGACCGCTTCCCCGACCCCCGAATGGCTGCGGCGACGCCTGCGCGCCGCGCAGGCGTTGCATCACGGCGCCACACGGCGCGAGCCGGCTCCCGGCATGCGCCTGGGCATCGACCTTGGCACCAGCGACGTGGTGTCGGTGGTGGTGGCGCCGGATGGCGAGCCGGTCGCGGTCTGCCTGGACTGGGCCGACGTGGTGCGCGACGGCGTGGTGTGGAATTTCTTCGGCGCGGTGGAGATTGTCCGCCGCCATCTGGACGCGCTGGAGCGGCGCCTCGGGCACCGTTTCGCCGAAGCGTCCACCTCATTTCCGCCCGGCACCGACCCGCGCATCTCGGTCAACGTGCTCGAAGCGGCCGGACTCGCGGTGCGCGGCGTCATCGACGAACCGTCGGCGGTGGCCGCCCTGCTGGGGCTGGAGCACGCCGCCGTGGTGGACATCGGCGGCGGCACCACCGGCATCGCCATCGTCGAGCACGGCGAGGTGATCTACAGCGCGGACGAAGCCACCGGCGGCCATCACGTCTCGCTGACACTGTCCGGCCGGCACGGCCTGCCGCTCGATGAGGTGGAGATCCTCAAGCGCGAGCGCGGCGAGGAGGTCTGGCCCGTCGTCCGGCCGGTATTCGAAAAGATGTGCGACATCGTGCGCCGCCACCTGGATCGCATGCCGCAAGGCGATCTTTACCTGTCCGGCGGCTCCTGCTCGCTGCCCGGGGTGCGCGAACTCTTCGCGCGCGAGTTTCCCGCGCACCGCGTCCACCTGCCCGAGCCGCCGATCTATCTGACACCGCTCGCCATCGCCTGCCACGCGGCGGACGATGGCGCGCAAGGAGCACGTCATGCAAGCCACCGACCTTGACCTGGCGCTGTATCACGCCATCGATCTTTTCAGCGCCCGCGAGGTACAGACCTTCGCGGTGCCCCCCGCCACCCTGATCGGCACCGGCGCCATCGCCCGGACGGGCGAGGCGGCGGCCCGGCTCGGCCTGCAACGGGTTTTCGTGACGGCCGACGGCTTCTTGCTGGACCGGGGGCAGGCCGACGCCCTGCTGCGTTCGCTCGCGCGGCACGATATCGACGCCGAATGCTACCGCTATCCCGGAGGAGAGCCCGACAGCGCCACGGTGGAAGAGGCCGCGCGCCGGCTCGCCGGCGCCAAGTGCGATGGCATCGTCGCGTTCGGTGGCGGCTCGGTGCTGGACACGGCCAAGGCCATCGCCATGCTGGCCCCCCATCCCGGCATGGACGTCGCCGGCCTGGCCGGCGCGCCGGCGCTGCCCAACGGCCGGATGCCGCTCATCCTGGCGCCGACCACCGCCGGCACCGGCTCGGAAGCCTCCAACATCACCGTGGTCACCGATAGCGCCAGCGGCATCAAGCAGGCCATCGTCCACCCCGCGCTGATTCCCGACCTCGCGGTGATCGATGCCGGCCTGACGCTGGACATGCCCGCCGCGCTGACCGCCGCCACCGGCATCGATGCGCTGACCCACGCCATCGAGGCCTATGTCGCACGCGGCGCCAACCCGCTCACCCAGGCGCTGGCGCTGCGCGCCATCACCCTGATCGGCCGCGCGCTGCCCGTCGCCGTGGGCCAGGGACACAACCTCGCGGCACGCCAGGACATGATGCTGGGTTCGTATCTGGCCGGCATGGCCTTCTCCAACGCGGGGCTGGGACTGGTGCACGCGATAGCCCATCAGATCGGCGCGCGCTATCACATCCCGCACGGCGTCGCCAACGCCGTGCTGCTGCCCTCGGTGCTGCGCTTTAACCGGCTGGTTTCGGCTCGCGCCTACCGCGACATCGGTCAGGCGCTATGCGGCGAGCCCCTGGGGGCGGACGAACTGATCGCGGCGGTGGCGCGGCTGATCACGGACATCGGCCTGCCCGGCGGCCTGCGTCTGCCGGGTGTCTCGCCGGACGATTTCGCCGCGCTGGCCGAGGCCGCGCTCACCGACGCCTGTCTTGCCGGCAATCCGCGCGAGGCCGGCCGCGAGGACATCATCGGCCTTTACCGCCACGCCTGGAATCGCCAGGCGCAGGAGAACTGAATCGCTGATTGGAAAAAGGGAGCAACATCATGGGCATCAACGAAATCATCATGTGGATCATGATGACCTTCATGGTCATCGCGGCGCTGGACAGAATGATGGCGCAGTTCGGCGGCTCGGAGACCGTGCTCGGCAAAGTGGGACTGGGGTCGCTCGGGCGCCAGATCAGCGGCGCGGGCTCGCAGTTCGAGGAAGGCTTCATGGCGATGGGCGCGCTCGGCCTCGCCATGGTCGGCGTGATCGCGCTCGCGCCGGTACTGGCGCACTGGCTCGGGCCGGTGGTGATTCCACTGTATGAAGCGGTCGGGGCCAGCCCGGCGATGTTCGCCACCACCCTGCTCGCCAACGACATGGGCGGCTTCTTCCTCGCCAAGCAGCTGTCGGGCGGCGACACCGCGGCCTGGCTCTACGCCGGCCTGATCCTCGGCGCGATGATGGGACCGACCATCGTGTTCAATATCCCGGTGGCGCTCGGCATCATCGACAAGGCCGACCGGCGTTTTCTGGCGCTGGGCGTGATGGCGGGAATGGTCACCATTCCGCTGGGCTGTCTCGCCGGCGGGGTGACGGCCATGCTGAGCGACGTCTCGGTGAACGGCCAGCCTGTCGTGTTCACACTGCCGATGCTGCTGGTCAACATGATCCCGGTCATCGTCGTCGCGGTGCTGTTGGCCGTCGGCCTCAAGCTGTGCCCGGAAAAAATGATCGCCGGCTTCCAGGTGTTCGCGAAGTGCCTGGTGGTGCTGATCACCGCCGGCCTCGCGCTGGCGGTATTGCAAGCGACCCTGGGCGTAGCGCTGGTGCCGGGCATGGATCCGATCTTCACCGCCAGGGGCGACGAGCCGGGCACCATGCGCGCGATCGAGGTGATCGGCTTCATCGCCTGCGTGCTGCTGGGCGCCTACCCGATGGTGTTCATTCTGACGCGCTGGTTCGAAAAACCGCTGATGCGCGTGGGCGGCCTGCTCGGCATGAACAATAGCGCCGCCGCCGGCATGGTGGCCACGCTGGCCAACTCCATTCCCATGTTCGGGCTGATGAGCAAGATGGACGACAGGGGCAAGGTGATCAACGTCGCCTTCGCCGTGTCGGCCGCCTTCACCTTCGGCGATCACCTCGGCTTCACCGCCGCCAACGTCTCCAGCATGATTTTTCCGATGATC is part of the Paludibacterium paludis genome and harbors:
- the eutH gene encoding ethanolamine utilization protein EutH, which encodes MGINEIIMWIMMTFMVIAALDRMMAQFGGSETVLGKVGLGSLGRQISGAGSQFEEGFMAMGALGLAMVGVIALAPVLAHWLGPVVIPLYEAVGASPAMFATTLLANDMGGFFLAKQLSGGDTAAWLYAGLILGAMMGPTIVFNIPVALGIIDKADRRFLALGVMAGMVTIPLGCLAGGVTAMLSDVSVNGQPVVFTLPMLLVNMIPVIVVAVLLAVGLKLCPEKMIAGFQVFAKCLVVLITAGLALAVLQATLGVALVPGMDPIFTARGDEPGTMRAIEVIGFIACVLLGAYPMVFILTRWFEKPLMRVGGLLGMNNSAAAGMVATLANSIPMFGLMSKMDDRGKVINVAFAVSAAFTFGDHLGFTAANVSSMIFPMIVGKLVGGVSAVLLAMRLAPAAQQD